One window of Pseudomonas sp. FP198 genomic DNA carries:
- the phaC gene encoding class II poly(R)-hydroxyalkanoic acid synthase, protein MSNKNNDELKYQASENTLGLNPVVGLRRKDLLASARMVLTQTIKQPLHSVKHVAHFGAELRKVLFGKSELQPASDDRRFNDPAWSQNPLYRRYLQTYLAWRKELHAWIDDSSLSPQDISRGHFVINLMTEAMAPTNSAANPAAVKRFFETGGKSLLDGLSHLAKDLVHNGGMPSQVDMGAFEVGKSLGVTEGSVVFRNDVLELIQYRPITEQVHERPLLVVPPQINKFYVFDLSPDKSLARFCLRSNVQTFIISWRNPTKAQREWGLSTYIEALKEAVDVVTAITGSKDVNMLGACSGGITCTALLGHYAALGEKKVNALTLLVSVLDTTLDTDVALFVDEQTLETAKRHSYQAGVLEGRDMAKVFAWMRPNDLIWNYWVNNYLLGNEPPVFDILFWNNDTTRLPAAFHGDLIEMFKNNPLIRPNALEVCGTPIDLKQVSADIFSLAGTNDHITPWKSCYKSAQLFGGKVEFVLSSSGHIQSILNPPGNPKSRYMTSEDMPAKAEDWMENSTKHTDSWWLHWQAWQAERSGKLKKAPTVLGNKTYVAGEAAPGTYVHER, encoded by the coding sequence ATGAGCAACAAGAACAACGATGAGTTGAAGTACCAAGCTTCGGAAAATACCCTGGGCTTGAATCCCGTTGTCGGCTTGCGCAGGAAAGACCTGCTGGCCTCTGCCCGGATGGTGCTGACCCAGACCATCAAACAACCGCTGCACAGCGTCAAGCACGTCGCCCATTTCGGCGCGGAACTGAGGAAAGTCCTGTTCGGCAAATCCGAGTTGCAACCCGCCAGTGATGACCGTCGTTTCAACGACCCGGCGTGGAGCCAGAACCCGCTCTACAGACGTTATCTGCAAACCTATCTGGCGTGGCGCAAGGAGCTGCACGCCTGGATCGACGACAGCAGCCTCTCGCCCCAGGACATCAGCCGCGGGCACTTCGTGATCAACCTGATGACCGAAGCCATGGCCCCGACCAATTCGGCGGCCAACCCGGCGGCGGTCAAGCGTTTCTTCGAAACCGGCGGCAAGAGCCTGCTCGATGGCCTGTCCCACCTGGCCAAGGACCTGGTGCACAACGGCGGGATGCCGAGCCAGGTGGACATGGGTGCATTCGAAGTCGGCAAGAGCCTGGGCGTGACCGAAGGTTCGGTAGTCTTTCGCAATGACGTGCTGGAGCTGATCCAGTACCGCCCCATCACCGAGCAGGTCCATGAGCGACCGTTGCTGGTGGTGCCGCCGCAAATCAACAAGTTCTATGTCTTCGACCTCAGCCCGGACAAGAGCCTGGCGCGCTTCTGCCTGCGCAGCAACGTGCAGACTTTTATCATCAGCTGGCGCAACCCCACCAAGGCGCAGCGCGAATGGGGCCTGTCGACCTACATCGAAGCGCTCAAGGAAGCGGTGGACGTGGTCACGGCCATCACCGGCAGCAAGGACGTGAACATGCTGGGCGCCTGCTCGGGCGGCATCACCTGCACCGCGCTGCTCGGCCATTACGCCGCGCTGGGGGAGAAAAAGGTCAACGCCCTGACCCTGCTGGTGAGCGTGTTGGACACCACCCTGGACACCGACGTGGCGCTGTTCGTCGACGAGCAGACCCTGGAAACGGCCAAGCGCCATTCCTACCAGGCCGGCGTGCTGGAAGGCCGCGACATGGCCAAGGTCTTCGCCTGGATGCGGCCCAATGATCTGATCTGGAACTACTGGGTGAACAATTACCTGCTGGGCAACGAGCCGCCGGTGTTCGACATCCTGTTCTGGAACAACGACACCACGCGACTCCCGGCGGCGTTCCATGGCGACCTCATCGAGATGTTCAAGAACAACCCGCTGATCCGCCCCAACGCACTGGAAGTGTGCGGCACGCCGATCGACCTCAAGCAGGTCAGCGCCGATATCTTTTCCCTGGCCGGCACCAACGACCACATCACCCCGTGGAAGTCCTGCTACAAATCGGCGCAGCTGTTCGGCGGCAAGGTTGAATTCGTGCTGTCGAGCAGCGGTCACATCCAGAGCATTCTCAACCCGCCGGGCAATCCCAAGTCACGCTACATGACCAGTGAAGACATGCCGGCCAAGGCCGAGGACTGGATGGAGAATTCCACCAAGCACACCGACTCCTGGTGGCTGCACTGGCAAGCCTGGCAGGCCGAGCGCTCGGGCAAGCTGAAGAAGGCCCCCACCGTGCTGGGCAACAAGACGTATGTGGCCGGGGAAGCGGCGCCGGGCACTTATGTGCATGAGCGGTAA
- the phaZ gene encoding poly(3-hydroxyalkanoate) depolymerase, with the protein MPQPYIFRTVDLDGQTLRTAVRPGKPHLTPLLIFNGIGANLELVFPFIEALDPDLEVIAFDVPGVGGSSTPSRPYRFPGLAKLTARMLDYLDYGQVNVIGVSWGGALAQQFAHDYPERCKKLVLAATAAGAVMVPGKPKVLWMMASPRRYVQPSHVMRIAPLIYGGSFRRDPSLAARHAAKVRSAGKLGYYWQLFAGLGWTSIHWLHKIHQPTLILAGDDDPLIPLINMRMLAWRIPNSQLHIIDDGHLFLITRAEAVAPIIMKFLEEERQRAVMHPHPAPLGGG; encoded by the coding sequence ATGCCGCAACCGTACATTTTCCGTACCGTCGACCTGGATGGCCAGACCTTGCGCACCGCGGTACGTCCCGGCAAGCCTCACTTGACGCCGCTGCTGATTTTCAACGGCATCGGCGCCAACCTGGAGCTGGTCTTCCCGTTCATCGAGGCCCTGGACCCGGACCTGGAAGTGATCGCCTTCGATGTGCCCGGGGTCGGCGGTTCGTCGACGCCGAGCCGGCCGTATCGTTTTCCGGGCCTGGCCAAGCTTACCGCGCGGATGCTCGATTACCTCGACTATGGGCAGGTCAACGTGATCGGTGTGTCCTGGGGCGGTGCCCTGGCCCAGCAGTTCGCCCATGATTATCCGGAGCGCTGCAAGAAGCTGGTGCTCGCCGCCACGGCCGCTGGCGCGGTGATGGTGCCGGGCAAGCCGAAGGTGCTGTGGATGATGGCCAGTCCCCGACGCTACGTGCAGCCGTCCCATGTGATGCGCATCGCGCCGCTGATCTACGGCGGCTCGTTCCGCCGCGACCCAAGCCTGGCGGCTCGTCACGCGGCCAAGGTGCGTTCGGCGGGCAAGCTCGGTTATTACTGGCAACTGTTCGCGGGCCTCGGCTGGACCAGCATCCATTGGCTGCACAAGATCCACCAGCCGACCTTGATCCTGGCCGGGGATGACGACCCGCTGATCCCCCTGATCAACATGCGCATGCTGGCCTGGCGCATCCCCAATTCGCAGTTGCACATCATTGATGACGGCCATCTGTTCCTGATCACCCGGGCCGAGGCCGTGGCGCCGATCATCATGAAGTTCCTCGAGGAAGAACGGCAGCGCGCGGTGATGCACCCGCATCCCGCGCCGCTGGGTGGCGGCTGA
- the phaC gene encoding class II poly(R)-hydroxyalkanoic acid synthase — translation MRDKPAKGSMPAPASFINAQSAVTGLRGRDLLSTLRNVAAHGLRNPVHSARHALRLGGQLGRVLLGDTLHPTNPDDKRFADPTWQLNPFYRRSLQAYLSWQKEVRQWIDEGGMSPDDQARAHFAFSLLNDAVSPSNTLLNPLAIKELFNSGGSSLIRGISHLVDDLLHNDGLPRQVTPQAFEVGKTLATTPGAVVFRNELLELIQYKPMSEKQYATPLLIVPPQINKFYIFDLSPSNSFVQYALKNGLQVFIISWRNPDVRHREWGLSSYVEATEEAMNVCRAITGAREVNLMGACAGGMTIAALQGHLQAKRQLRRVASATYLVSLLDSEIESPATLFIDEQTLEAAKRRSYQKGILDGRDMARVFAWMRPNDLIWTYFVNNYLLGKEPPAFDILYWNNDCTRLPAAYHGDLLDFFKHNPLTRPGALEVCGTPIDLQKVTVDSFSVAGINDHITPWDAVYRSTLLLGGERRFVLSNSGHVQSILNPPGNPKANYIENPKLSSDPRAWYYDAKHIEGSWWTQWLGWIQERSGAQHETQMTLGNAKYPALEAAPGNYVRVR, via the coding sequence ATGCGCGACAAACCGGCGAAGGGTTCCATGCCCGCCCCTGCCAGCTTCATCAACGCACAGAGTGCGGTCACCGGCCTGCGCGGCAGGGACCTGCTGTCGACCCTGCGCAACGTTGCCGCCCATGGCCTGCGCAACCCGGTCCACAGTGCCCGACATGCGTTGAGGCTCGGCGGCCAGCTGGGGCGCGTCCTGCTGGGGGACACCCTGCACCCGACCAACCCCGACGACAAACGCTTCGCCGACCCCACCTGGCAGCTCAACCCGTTCTACCGCCGCAGCCTGCAGGCCTACCTGAGCTGGCAGAAAGAAGTCCGCCAGTGGATCGATGAGGGCGGCATGAGCCCGGATGATCAGGCCCGTGCGCATTTCGCCTTCTCCCTGCTCAACGACGCGGTATCGCCGTCCAATACCCTGCTCAATCCGCTGGCGATCAAGGAGCTGTTCAATTCCGGAGGCAGCAGCCTGATTCGCGGGATCAGCCATCTGGTCGACGACTTGCTGCACAACGACGGCTTGCCCCGGCAAGTCACGCCACAAGCCTTTGAAGTCGGCAAGACTCTGGCGACCACACCCGGCGCAGTGGTGTTTCGCAACGAGCTGCTGGAACTGATCCAGTACAAGCCGATGAGCGAAAAACAATACGCCACGCCGCTGCTGATCGTGCCGCCGCAGATCAACAAGTTCTACATCTTCGACCTGAGCCCTTCCAACAGCTTCGTCCAGTACGCCCTGAAAAACGGCTTGCAGGTGTTCATCATCAGTTGGCGAAACCCGGACGTGCGCCATCGGGAATGGGGCCTGTCCAGTTATGTCGAGGCGACGGAAGAGGCCATGAACGTCTGCCGGGCGATCACCGGCGCCCGCGAGGTCAACCTCATGGGCGCCTGCGCCGGCGGCATGACCATCGCCGCCCTGCAGGGCCATCTGCAAGCCAAGCGCCAACTGCGCCGGGTGGCCAGCGCCACCTACCTGGTGAGCTTGCTGGACAGCGAGATCGAGAGCCCGGCCACGCTGTTCATCGACGAACAGACCCTCGAAGCCGCCAAGCGCCGCTCCTACCAGAAAGGCATTCTCGATGGCCGCGACATGGCCCGGGTCTTCGCCTGGATGCGGCCCAACGATTTGATCTGGACCTACTTCGTCAACAACTACCTGCTGGGCAAGGAGCCGCCGGCGTTCGATATTCTCTACTGGAACAACGACTGCACGCGGCTTCCGGCGGCCTATCACGGCGACCTGCTGGATTTTTTCAAGCACAACCCGCTGACACGGCCGGGCGCCCTGGAAGTGTGCGGCACGCCTATCGACTTGCAGAAAGTCACCGTGGACAGCTTCAGCGTGGCCGGTATCAACGACCACATCACGCCGTGGGACGCGGTGTACCGCTCGACGTTGCTGCTGGGCGGCGAACGACGTTTCGTGCTGTCCAACAGCGGACACGTCCAGAGCATCCTCAACCCGCCAGGCAACCCCAAGGCCAACTACATCGAGAATCCGAAACTGAGCAGCGACCCCCGAGCCTGGTACTACGACGCCAAGCACATCGAGGGCAGTTGGTGGACCCAATGGCTGGGCTGGATCCAGGAGCGCTCCGGCGCCCAGCACGAAACGCAGATGACGCTGGGCAACGCGAAATACCCGGCCCTGGAAGCGGCCCCCGGAAATTACGTACGGGTACGCTGA
- a CDS encoding TetR/AcrR family transcriptional regulator: MKTRDRILECALQLFNEKGEPNVSTLEVANEMGISPGNLYYHFHGKEPLILGLFERFQAELAPLLDPPADAQLAPEDYWLFLHLIVERLAQYRFLFQDLSNLAGRLPKLAKGIRQLLNALKRTLASLLAQLKAQGLLVSDTQALGQLVEQITLTLLFSLDYQRILDREGEVRLVVYQVMMLVAPHLPPTVKVATEQMALRYLEEHE, encoded by the coding sequence ATGAAAACCCGCGACCGAATCCTCGAATGTGCCCTGCAATTGTTCAACGAGAAGGGCGAGCCGAATGTTTCCACCCTCGAAGTCGCCAACGAGATGGGCATCAGCCCCGGCAACCTCTACTACCACTTCCACGGCAAGGAACCGCTGATACTCGGATTGTTCGAGCGATTCCAGGCCGAGCTCGCACCGCTGCTGGATCCGCCCGCCGATGCGCAACTGGCGCCGGAGGACTACTGGCTGTTCCTGCATTTGATCGTCGAGCGCCTGGCCCAATACCGGTTCCTGTTCCAGGACCTGTCGAACCTGGCGGGGCGCCTGCCGAAACTGGCCAAGGGGATCCGCCAGTTGCTCAACGCGTTGAAACGGACCCTGGCCTCATTGCTGGCGCAGCTCAAGGCCCAGGGCCTGCTGGTGAGCGACACCCAGGCACTCGGGCAACTGGTGGAGCAGATCACCCTGACGTTGCTGTTCTCGCTGGACTATCAGCGGATCCTCGATCGCGAGGGCGAGGTTCGCCTGGTGGTCTATCAGGTCATGATGCTGGTGGCGCCGCACTTGCCGCCGACGGTCAAGGTTGCAACCGAGCAGATGGCGTTGCGGTATCTGGAGGAGCATGAATAG
- a CDS encoding phasin family protein, which translates to MAGKKITEKEGSSWAGKIEKYSRKIWLAGLGVYSKIDTDGSKLFESLVKDGEKAEKLTKTAVGKQVDAAKDSAESTKSRMGGVKDRALGKWDELEGAFDKRLNSAISRLGVPSRNEVKELHSKVDTLTRQIEKLTGAKVTPVATKPAATKTAAAKPAAKTAAKPLVKAAAKTVAKPAAKAAAKPVAKTAAAKPAAKAAAKPVAAKTAAKPAAKPAAKTAAAKPAAAKPAAKPAAKAAAKPAAAKKPAVKKAAAPKAAAPKAPTATAKPATPTSTANSASAPTPVATQTPAPAPSTPTSQS; encoded by the coding sequence ATGGCTGGCAAGAAAATCACCGAAAAAGAAGGCAGCTCGTGGGCCGGGAAGATTGAAAAGTACTCCCGCAAAATCTGGCTTGCTGGTTTAGGCGTGTACTCGAAGATCGACACTGACGGCAGCAAACTCTTCGAGTCCCTGGTTAAGGACGGCGAGAAGGCCGAAAAACTCACCAAGACGGCGGTCGGCAAACAAGTCGATGCCGCCAAGGATTCTGCCGAGTCCACCAAGTCGCGCATGGGCGGCGTGAAGGATCGTGCACTGGGCAAGTGGGATGAGCTGGAAGGGGCTTTCGACAAGCGTCTGAACAGTGCAATTTCCCGCCTGGGCGTGCCGAGCCGCAATGAAGTCAAGGAACTGCACAGCAAGGTCGACACCCTGACCAGGCAGATCGAAAAACTCACCGGGGCCAAGGTCACGCCGGTCGCGACCAAGCCCGCTGCAACCAAGACCGCGGCGGCCAAGCCTGCAGCGAAGACGGCGGCCAAGCCACTGGTCAAGGCTGCGGCAAAAACCGTCGCCAAGCCTGCGGCCAAAGCAGCGGCCAAGCCAGTAGCCAAAACCGCAGCGGCCAAGCCTGCAGCCAAGGCGGCGGCCAAACCCGTCGCGGCAAAAACTGCAGCCAAACCTGCCGCCAAGCCAGCTGCCAAGACGGCGGCGGCTAAACCAGCTGCGGCCAAACCGGCTGCCAAGCCAGCGGCAAAAGCCGCAGCCAAACCGGCCGCGGCGAAAAAGCCCGCAGTGAAAAAAGCGGCCGCGCCAAAAGCAGCCGCACCCAAGGCGCCGACTGCGACCGCCAAACCGGCCACCCCGACGAGCACGGCAAACTCCGCCTCGGCTCCAACCCCGGTAGCCACTCAGACTCCCGCGCCGGCTCCGTCGACGCCTACCAGTCAGTCCTGA
- a CDS encoding phasin family protein: MAKVILKKKTDVESSTLGDVKTYARKIWLAGLGAYIKVGQEGGEYFKELVKAGEVIETKGKKNIAGKLEAANSELIEAKTDVNTFKARVEVQLDKVEKVFDARVASALNRIGIPSKHDVETLSAKLDELTALLERVARKH, translated from the coding sequence ATGGCCAAAGTTATTCTGAAGAAAAAAACCGACGTTGAATCTTCCACGCTGGGCGACGTGAAAACGTACGCGCGCAAGATCTGGCTGGCGGGCCTGGGCGCTTATATCAAGGTCGGTCAGGAGGGCGGCGAATACTTCAAGGAGCTGGTCAAGGCCGGTGAAGTTATTGAAACCAAAGGCAAAAAGAACATTGCCGGGAAACTTGAAGCGGCGAACAGCGAACTGATCGAAGCCAAGACCGACGTCAATACTTTCAAGGCCCGCGTCGAAGTTCAACTCGACAAAGTCGAGAAGGTATTCGATGCGCGTGTTGCAAGTGCCTTGAATCGTATCGGCATTCCGTCTAAACATGACGTTGAGACACTCTCTGCTAAGCTCGATGAGCTGACGGCATTGCTCGAACGTGTCGCGCGTAAACATTAA
- a CDS encoding polyhydroxyalkanoic acid system family protein, which yields MARITVERAHDLGKEAAREKADKLAQKLSDSYGLEPKWEGDTLKLKRSGVKGEVHVGEDSIRVDVELGMLMSAMSGTIKTEIEKALDKALA from the coding sequence ATGGCCCGTATTACTGTTGAGCGTGCCCATGACCTGGGCAAGGAAGCGGCCCGCGAAAAGGCCGACAAGCTGGCCCAGAAACTGTCCGACAGCTATGGCCTGGAACCCAAGTGGGAAGGCGACACGCTGAAGCTCAAGCGTTCCGGGGTCAAGGGTGAAGTGCATGTGGGCGAGGATTCGATCCGCGTCGATGTGGAACTGGGCATGTTGATGTCGGCCATGAGCGGGACAATCAAGACGGAAATCGAAAAGGCGCTGGACAAGGCGTTGGCTTGA
- the ubiE gene encoding bifunctional demethylmenaquinone methyltransferase/2-methoxy-6-polyprenyl-1,4-benzoquinol methylase UbiE, with product MTDQRKGSDAEPTTHFGFKNVPESQKAEKVAEVFHSVAAKYDLMNDLLSGGMHRLWKRFAIELSGVRSGNRVLDIAGGTGDLTKKFSHIVGPTGHVVLADINESMLKVGRDRLLDLGVAGNVEFVQADAEKLPFPDNHFDCVTIAFGLRNVTHKEDALRSMLRVLKPGGRLLVLEFSKPTNALMSKAYDAYSFAFMPLMGKLITNDAESYRYLAESIRMHPDQETLKSMMVEAGFDRVTYHNMTSGIVALHRGIKP from the coding sequence ATGACTGATCAGCGCAAAGGCAGCGATGCCGAACCCACCACACACTTCGGCTTCAAGAACGTGCCGGAAAGCCAGAAAGCGGAGAAAGTCGCCGAGGTTTTCCACTCGGTGGCCGCCAAGTACGACTTGATGAACGACCTGCTCTCGGGCGGCATGCATCGCCTCTGGAAGCGTTTCGCGATCGAGCTGTCGGGCGTGCGCAGCGGCAACCGCGTGCTGGACATTGCCGGCGGCACGGGTGACCTGACTAAAAAGTTCTCCCACATCGTCGGCCCCACCGGCCATGTGGTGCTCGCCGACATCAACGAATCCATGCTCAAGGTCGGCCGTGACCGCCTGCTCGACCTGGGCGTGGCCGGCAACGTCGAGTTCGTCCAGGCCGACGCCGAGAAGCTGCCGTTCCCCGACAACCATTTCGATTGCGTGACCATCGCCTTCGGCCTGCGTAACGTCACCCACAAGGAAGACGCCCTGCGCTCGATGCTGCGCGTGCTCAAGCCCGGTGGCCGGCTGTTAGTACTGGAGTTTTCCAAGCCGACCAACGCGTTGATGTCCAAGGCCTATGACGCCTACTCGTTTGCCTTCATGCCGTTGATGGGCAAGCTGATCACCAACGACGCGGAAAGTTATCGCTACCTGGCCGAATCGATCCGCATGCACCCCGACCAGGAAACGCTGAAGTCGATGATGGTCGAAGCCGGTTTCGATCGGGTGACCTACCACAACATGACTTCCGGCATCGTCGCCCTGCACCGCGGTATCAAGCCCTGA
- the ubiB gene encoding ubiquinone biosynthesis regulatory protein kinase UbiB, whose translation MKLLAVRRLLRIQRVVIRYRLDDLLFALPLPWFLLALRFVLPWRWFPRRTLDLSRGARLRLALQDLGPIFIKFGQILSTRRDLLPEDIADELMLLQDRVPPFDSKLSVALIEAQLGKKISEVFSRFDVEPLASASVAQVHAAQLKTGEEVVVKVIRPGLKPIIAQDLAWLFILARAAERVSADARLLHPVDVVQDYEKTIFDELDLLREAANASQLRRNFEGSPLLYVPQVYWDWCRPKVLVMERIYGIQVTDLATLADQRTDMKLLAERGVEIFFTQVFRDSFFHADMHPGNIFVSTVQPWSPQYIAIDCGIVGSLTPEDQDYLARNLFAFFKRDYRRVAQLHIDSGWVPAETKLNEFEAAIRTVCEPIFEKPLKDISFGQVLMRLFQTARRFNMEVQPQLVLLQKTLLNIEGLGRQLYPDLDLWNTAQPFLERWMRERVSPKALLGNVQSQFEQIPHLANMTRDLLERMSQPHAHDPAPPWKQRRDDWFLRLLGAAHLGGGAVLAAGGPLSELGHWPAGIMVAVGLYLVVRR comes from the coding sequence ATGAAGCTGCTTGCCGTCCGCCGTCTGTTGCGCATCCAGCGCGTCGTGATCCGCTACCGCCTCGATGACCTGCTGTTCGCCCTGCCGCTGCCCTGGTTTCTCCTGGCACTGCGCTTTGTGCTGCCGTGGCGCTGGTTCCCCCGTCGAACCCTGGACTTGAGCCGCGGCGCACGCCTGCGCCTGGCCTTGCAGGACCTGGGGCCGATCTTCATCAAGTTCGGGCAGATCCTCTCGACCCGTCGCGACCTATTGCCCGAAGACATCGCCGACGAACTGATGCTGCTGCAGGATCGCGTGCCGCCCTTCGACTCGAAACTGTCGGTAGCGCTGATCGAGGCGCAGTTGGGCAAGAAGATCAGCGAAGTCTTCAGCCGTTTCGACGTCGAGCCGCTGGCTTCGGCGTCGGTCGCCCAGGTCCACGCCGCCCAGCTCAAGACGGGTGAAGAAGTGGTGGTCAAGGTGATCCGCCCGGGCCTCAAGCCGATCATTGCCCAAGACCTGGCCTGGCTGTTCATCCTTGCCCGCGCCGCCGAGCGGGTGTCAGCCGATGCACGCCTGCTACACCCGGTGGATGTGGTCCAGGACTATGAAAAAACCATCTTCGATGAGCTCGACCTGCTGCGCGAGGCCGCCAACGCCAGCCAGCTGCGACGCAATTTCGAGGGCTCGCCACTGCTGTACGTGCCGCAAGTCTATTGGGACTGGTGCCGGCCGAAAGTGCTGGTGATGGAGCGCATCTACGGCATTCAGGTGACCGACCTGGCAACCCTTGCCGACCAGCGCACCGACATGAAACTGCTTGCCGAGCGCGGCGTGGAGATTTTCTTCACCCAGGTGTTTCGCGACAGTTTCTTCCACGCCGACATGCACCCGGGCAACATCTTCGTCAGCACCGTGCAACCGTGGAGCCCGCAGTACATCGCCATCGACTGCGGCATCGTCGGCAGCCTCACCCCCGAGGACCAGGATTACCTGGCCCGCAACCTGTTCGCCTTCTTCAAGCGTGACTACCGCCGCGTCGCGCAGTTGCACATCGATTCGGGCTGGGTGCCGGCCGAGACCAAGCTCAACGAATTCGAAGCGGCGATCCGCACCGTGTGCGAACCGATCTTCGAAAAACCGTTAAAAGATATTTCATTCGGCCAGGTGCTGATGCGCCTGTTCCAGACTGCGCGCCGCTTCAACATGGAGGTCCAGCCGCAGTTGGTGTTGCTGCAAAAAACCCTGTTGAACATCGAGGGCCTCGGTCGCCAGCTGTACCCGGACCTAGACTTGTGGAACACCGCCCAGCCCTTCCTCGAACGCTGGATGCGCGAGCGCGTCAGCCCCAAAGCCTTGCTGGGCAACGTCCAGAGCCAGTTTGAGCAGATTCCGCACCTGGCCAACATGACCCGCGACCTGCTCGAGCGGATGTCCCAGCCCCATGCCCATGACCCTGCTCCACCCTGGAAACAGCGGCGCGACGATTGGTTCCTGCGCCTGCTTGGCGCGGCTCACCTGGGTGGCGGCGCCGTGCTGGCCGCCGGTGGCCCGTTGAGCGAACTGGGCCATTGGCCCGCCGGGATCATGGTGGCCGTCGGTTTGTATCTGGTCGTTCGTCGATAG
- the hisI gene encoding phosphoribosyl-AMP cyclohydrolase, with product MKNWQDEIKWDADGLVPAIAQDHKTGRVLMMAWMNREALALTAAENRAIYWSRSRGKLWRKGEESGHVQHLHEMRLDCDGDVIILMVEQVGEIACHTGRQSCFYRVFENGDWKTVDPVLKDPHAIYSGHNHE from the coding sequence ATGAAAAACTGGCAGGACGAGATCAAATGGGACGCCGACGGCCTGGTGCCGGCGATCGCCCAGGATCACAAGACCGGGCGTGTGCTGATGATGGCCTGGATGAACCGCGAGGCGCTGGCCCTGACCGCCGCCGAGAATCGCGCCATCTATTGGTCACGTTCCCGTGGCAAGCTGTGGCGCAAGGGTGAAGAGTCCGGGCACGTGCAACACCTGCACGAGATGCGCCTGGATTGCGACGGCGACGTCATTATCCTGATGGTCGAACAGGTCGGTGAAATCGCCTGCCATACCGGCCGTCAAAGCTGCTTCTATCGTGTCTTCGAGAACGGCGACTGGAAAACCGTCGACCCGGTACTCAAGGACCCGCACGCCATCTATTCAGGACACAACCATGAGTGA
- a CDS encoding phosphoribosyl-ATP diphosphatase has product MSDTLTRLAQVLEERKGAAADSSYVASLYHKGLNKILEKVGEESVETIIAAKDAAISGDCSDVIYETADLWFHSLVMLAQLGQHPQAVLDELDRRFGLSGHVEKASRPSA; this is encoded by the coding sequence ATGAGTGACACCCTGACCCGCCTGGCCCAGGTGCTGGAAGAGCGCAAGGGCGCCGCGGCCGACAGCTCCTATGTCGCCAGCCTGTACCACAAGGGTTTGAACAAGATTCTGGAAAAGGTCGGCGAAGAGTCGGTCGAAACCATCATTGCCGCCAAGGACGCCGCCATCAGCGGCGACTGCAGCGACGTGATCTACGAGACCGCTGACCTGTGGTTCCACAGCCTCGTGATGCTCGCCCAACTGGGGCAGCATCCGCAGGCCGTACTGGATGAACTGGACCGTCGCTTCGGTCTGTCCGGGCACGTCGAGAAAGCCTCGCGCCCGTCCGCCTGA
- a CDS encoding twin-arginine translocase TatA/TatE family subunit: protein MGIFDWKHWVVILVVVVLVFGTKKLKNLGTDVGESIKGFRKAMNDDEKPADPQVTPSQPVQPAQPVHPQATQPVNAPNTIDVQAQKVEEPTRKDS, encoded by the coding sequence ATGGGTATTTTTGACTGGAAACACTGGGTCGTCATTCTGGTGGTCGTGGTGCTGGTGTTCGGCACCAAGAAACTGAAAAACCTCGGCACCGATGTCGGTGAGTCGATCAAGGGCTTTCGCAAGGCCATGAACGATGACGAGAAACCGGCCGACCCACAGGTCACTCCGTCGCAACCGGTACAACCGGCCCAACCGGTACACCCACAGGCCACTCAGCCGGTGAATGCGCCGAACACCATCGACGTGCAGGCGCAGAAAGTCGAAGAGCCAACCCGCAAAGACTCGTGA
- the tatB gene encoding Sec-independent protein translocase protein TatB, producing MFGISFTELLLVGLVALLVLGPERLPGAARTAGLWIGRLKRSFNAIKQEVEREIGADDIRRQLHNEHILSLEQEARKIFSPAQQEPTPVQPVAEPTIAPQVPAVEAAPVVVEPAKPVDLVTATPPIPNDSTLPPRAP from the coding sequence ATGTTTGGGATCAGCTTCACTGAACTGCTGCTCGTCGGCCTCGTCGCCCTGCTGGTACTGGGGCCCGAACGCCTGCCGGGCGCTGCGCGCACCGCCGGTCTGTGGATCGGGCGCCTGAAGCGCAGCTTCAATGCGATCAAACAGGAAGTTGAACGTGAAATCGGTGCCGACGACATTCGTCGGCAACTGCACAACGAACACATCCTGTCCCTGGAACAGGAAGCACGGAAGATCTTCTCGCCGGCCCAGCAGGAGCCGACGCCGGTCCAGCCCGTGGCCGAGCCGACGATTGCTCCCCAGGTCCCGGCGGTCGAAGCTGCGCCAGTGGTGGTTGAACCGGCCAAACCGGTTGATCTGGTGACCGCGACGCCCCCGATTCCCAACGACTCCACTCTGCCGCCGCGAGCCCCATGA